The DNA region AAAGCCCATTTGAGGCGGCACGCAAGCCTTTGGGTTGCACGCCTCCGCAAATTAACGCGAATCGCATTTTTCTTGCGCCGCCGTGCTCTGCTCCGGCTTATGCGTGCAAATCGAAGATTTGCGTGCCGCCTCAAATGGGCTTTGCCCATTTGGGCTTCGCCTACGCAGGAATCGCACGCCGTCTGGAAAAGTCCACGAGCTGAAAGCTCGTGAGACGTCTCAAGAGCCTTTGGCTCTTGGACAAATGCTATTGGAAAAACCGGCGTGCCGGTTTTTCTCTCCGTAACCGTTTCATTTAAGGTAATCGAAAAAAATGAATCAACAGAAAAACCCGGACGCGGGTTTTTCCTCAGCATTTTTCAAGAGAGGGTGCGATTCCTGCGTAGGCGATCAGCCGAAGCAGAGCACCCGAACGTAAGGAAAATGCGATTCGCGAGAATTCGCGGAGATTCGCGGTCGGTTTTTTCTCTTGTGTCTACACTAAGGCCGTGAACGAAATCGAAGTACGTCTCAAAGGACTTCAGTCTATTTTTTCGGTTGAGATCACACCCTGTGAGTCCTATTAGAAAAAATGGTTGATATTGCCTGTTTATAGAGGTATATATACAGACGGGGGTGAATACTCAATAATATCGGGGCGAATTATGACGATGGAACATAACCGTGAATCCGCACAAAATGATGAAACATCCGTGATCTATTTTGCCGGAGGATGTTTCTGGGGAATGGAAAAACTGATGCAGTCAATTCCGGGCGTGATTCAAACAACCGTTGGTTATGCCAACGGAAACTCTTCCGTGATTCCGGACTACAAAACGGTCTCCTCAGGAAAAACCGGATACCGCGAGACGGTCAGAGTCGAGTATGATTCCAGAAAAGTCAGTCTCGATGCCCTGCTGTTTTCGTACTTCCGGGTGATAGATCCCACCCTTGAGAACAGACAGGGAAACGACCGGGGCACCCAGTATCAGACGGGAATCTACTATGTCGATGACTCGTCGAAAGAGACGGTCATGCGGATAGCGGAGATCGAACGGGAAAGGAATCCGGTATTCAACGTGGAGATCGGTCCGCTGACCTCCTTTTACGATGCCGAGGAGTATCACCAGAAGTATCTGGATAAAAATCCCGGCGGATACTGCCATATAGGTGCGGCTGAATTTAAGGAGGCGACCGAAATGATCATCGATCCGGGAAAATACCCGCGTCCGAAAAAGGAAACACTCGCTGAAATGTTAGACGAGACCGCATTTCGCGTGACCCAGCACGCCGATACAGAGCCGGCATTCCAAAATGCGTTCTGGGACCGGCATGAGAAAGGGGTCTATGTGGATGTCGTCACCGGCGAACCGCTTTTCACCTCATCCGACAAGTATCAAAGCTCCTGCGGCTGGCCGGCATTTTCGAAAAGTATTGATGACAACACCATCGTCTCACGGGAAGACACCTCGTTTGGCATGAGAAGGACCGAAGTGAAAAGCAGATCAGGGAACTCTCACCTCGGGCATGTTTTTTCCGGAGATCCTGAATCTCCCAGCGGCATGCGGTACTGTATAAACAGTGCATCGCTTCGCTTCATCCCTTATGCTGATATGGAAAAGGAGGGATACGGGTACCTGAAGAGCAGAGTATAATGCCCCTGTCTCGAACAGAGAGTTACATAACCCAAAACCGCGAATAGTACCTGCAAGAAATACAATGATCCAGATAAAACTACCAGAAGAGGAGATCGCCGGCGTCCCTCTCAGAAATCATATGCTGCTTGCGGCAGGGATCCTCGGGACCACCGGTGCATCATTAAAACGAATGCTCAATCTCGGCGCAGGAGGTGTCGTGACAAAATCCATCGGCCCGAAAGCGATCCCCGGCCATCACGGACCCGCCCTCATCCCGGTCGACGGCGGACTCATCAATGCCATGGGACTTCCAAACCCCTCCAAAGACTTCGTCGAGGAGATCGCCCCTCTCAAGGGAGAGCCGGTTGTTGTCAGCATCTTCGGCGGAACTCCAGAGGAGTTTGGGACCGTAGCTTCCTGGTTCCCGGATGCGGCCGCATTCGAGCTGAACCTCTCGTGCCCCCACGCTGAAGGATACGGTGCATCCATCGGCGTCAATCCACGTGTCGTCCGGGAATGTACCGAGATCGTGAAAACATACAATAAACCCGTCTGGGTCAAACTCACCCCCAACGTAACCGATATCAAAATAATAGGAAAAGCCGCAGAAGAGGGCGGGGCCGACGCGATTGTCGCAGTAAATACGGTAAAGGCAATGCGGATATCCACCGAACTGCGTCGCCCGGTTCTGGGCAACGTCTTCGGCGGGCTTTCAGGTCAAGCGATCTTCCCGATCGCTGTTCGAAGCGTTTACGATCTGTATGATGCCGTTGATATCCCGATCATCGGCTGCGGCGGGATCTCGAGTGCCGACAATGTTCTCGAGATGATGATGGCAGGTGCCTCGGCAGTCGAGATCGGCAGCGCGATCCATGACTCGGTCAACATCTTCTCAGAAATTGCAGCCGATCTTTACTCAAAAGACGGAATACCCGCTGAGGAGATCGTGGGGTGCGCCCATGTCTGAGATGCCGGAGATCGTCACGATCACAACGGTCGTTGACGAAACACCTACCATCAAAACATTCGTCTTCGACAAACTCTTTGCATTCAGACCCGGTCAGTTCTGCATGGTCTGGGTCCCCGGAGTCGACGAGATCCCTATGGCATTTTCTGCTGTAAACTCCATCACGGTGATGAAAGTAGGAGATGCCACAGAAGCGCTCTTCTCACTGAAAGCCGGAGATAAACTAGGTATTCGCGGTCCGTTTGGAAACGGGTTTTCACCGAGCGGAAAAGTACTTGCGATCGCCGGAGGAATCGGGGTCACCCCGCTCTTTACCCTGGCGGCTTCCGGCGAAGTGGACACCTTCATTCTCGGTGCGCGGACCCGTGAAGAACTTGTCTTTGCCGAGGAACTCGCAAAAGTCAGCGACCTCAAAATCGCCACAGATGACGGGACCTTTGGATTCCACGGATTTGTGACCGGCATTCTTGATCAGATCGATGCAGAATCCTACGATACGATCTGTGTCTGCGGTCCCGAGATGATGATGAAAGGTATCCTTGACCGTCTGGTCGCAAAAGGCATCGAAAACCGCGGTCAGTTTTCCATGCACAGGTACATGAAATGCGCGGCAGGGGTCTGCGGATCCTGCTGTATGGATGATCACGGTCTTAGGGTCTGCAAAGACGGTCCGGTTTTCACTGGAGATCTGATAAAAACAGGGGAGTTTGCACACTATCACCGCGGACCAAGCGGGAGGAAAGAGTAATGAAATCGGAAGTACAAGTCATCACCTGCCCGAAATGCGGGTCAAAACAGGAGTTCACGCTCTATAGAAGTATCAACGCATCGAACCACGAAATTCGCGAGAAATTCCTCGACGGATCGCTCACGATGCTCGTCTGTGACAACTGCGGTTTTTCCGGGGCTGTTGAATATCCTCTCCTCTATCATGATCTGAACGAAAAGTTCTCCCTCTACTTCCAGCCGGATTCGACAGAACGCACAGTCAGTCTCCAAAATGTTTTGCCCGCGCATCTTCTCTCCGAGATCAGAATGCGTCTTGTCCACACGCAGGATGATATGCGCGAGAAGATCTTCATCTTCCGTGACAAACTGGATGATCGGATCATCGAACTCGTAAAAGATTCGATCCTCCGCGAAATGGAAGCGAAAAAGGAAAAAATCATCCCCGATGCTCTGTATTATGCCGAGGATCGTTTCGCCTGCGAAGGCAGATCGCTGATCTTTGTCCCGCGCCTTGGAACCGAATATCTTGATCCGATCAAGATCCCCTTCGAGACGTATGAGAAGATCAAGATGCTCATGCACGTGATCTGGGAACGTCCGGTGGAAGGATATACCGTTGTCGATAAAGAGTGGATCCGTGTATGATTACCGATGAAGATGTTGTGGTGTGCCCAGTCTGCGAGCACGAACAGACGATCACGATCTGCCCGTCGGTGAACGTGACGACCGATCCCGAAATGCGGGAGAAAGTCCTGAGCGGGGAGATTTTCGAGTTCACCTGCGATAAATGCGGTTTTTCAGGATATGCCGGCTATCCGTTCGTGTACGAGGATAAAGAAACGAACGGCGGATTTCTGATCTATCTCGAACCCGACTGCGAAGATCGCGAGGTCGGGATCGAAGGCGACATCGCCGATCAGGTGATTTATCACGAGAGACCGATGAGGCTTGTTCCGGACATGAACTCGCTGAAAGATAAGATCTTCATCTTCGAAGCAGGACTCGATGACCGTGTTGTTGAGCTTTTTAAGGTCCTGACGCTTGCAAAGATGCAGGACGACGATCCTGAAAAGATTCCGGACGAACTGAAGTTCACCAAGCGAGCCGAGATCAACGGTGAGGATATGCTTTTATTTGCAGCTTTCCGCAATGAAGAGCTTTTGGGAACACTGGAGATGCCGTATTCTCTGTATCAAACCTGTGTTCTTTCCGGCGAACCAATCTGGGATGTGCCGGTAACGGAGTGCGCGGCGATCGATCAGCAGTGGGTCATGGAGCGTCTCGGGGAAGAAAAAGAAACGGAAGAATGAAATCCTGGGTGATGGTTAGACACCTGCACGTTTTTTTCCAAAAAAAGTCTGACACTCGCTGCATTCATTGTCATGCAGCGAGATGATCCCCTCACATTTTCCGCAGGTCCATTTACTCCGCTCAGCAGCGAGAAATGCTGCAAGACCCTGTTCTTTCGCCATAAGGCCGTTTTCTATCAGACTTTGATCATATCTGTCCCTGTATCTTTTATCCATCTTTTTTATCTGTTTACAGGGAAAAATTTTGCAGGAAAAACAGTATTCTATCCCTTTCTCACCAACGCAAGCATGAATCCTGCAGGACCTGCATTCCTCGGATGTGCCGTTTTTGTTCGAAAAACACCCTCCGCAGGATTTTTTTGATACGCAATGCCTATAACAGACCATACAGTTCATCCCGCAGGGAGCAAACATATCTGTTGGAATCGTATCCGGCATTATCATCGACCACACACCTCGATACGTAATACTATTTTTCAGGGTATACATAAAACCCGCATATACGTATCCGGCAGTATGATTTTGGAACGGATGAACTATGGAAAAACAAATGCCTGTTCCTTCACCGCCGCTAAACTGGTTATGGGAACAGGCTTTATTTACTATGCACTACTAGTTGAAAAAGGATTCGCTTGTTTACCAGAGTGTCATTTTTGTGTGAATTATTATAGTGCCAAATGAAGGATGATGGAAAATTCAACACCCCGTCTTTAGCACTATAATAATAGAGGAATAATAAAGGAGATATCTCTACTTGTGCCCGGTGAGATATCCGTATCAGTATTTCTGTATTCGACACCTGATTATACGTAATCCTTTTTTCTATAGCAGCCCAGTTCCTTGACGCCGGTGATTTTTTTCAACTCCGTGATCGTCTCCTGCCAGCCGGGATCGGTCTCAAAATCGATGAAGAAGACATATCTTCCGATCCCCTCCTTCGACGGCCGGGACTCGATACGCGTCAGATTGATTCCTCTTTGTGCAAAAATTCCCAAGATCCCATACAACAGACCCGGCCTGTTTTCTCTTGGGATGATGACGACACTGCATTTTTCGGGGTCATCCGGATCTAGCGCACCTGCCGAGATCTCAAGAAACCGCGTGGTATTGTTTAGTGAATTCTGAATATCCTTCTGCAGTATGGGCAGATCATACAGTTTTGCGGCGCTTTCCGTCGTTACGGCCGCCGATCCGCTGATAAACGACGCCTCTTTGGCACTCTGGGCATTGCTGCTCGTGTGGATCAGGGAGGCCCTTTTCATGCCGTTCAGATAGATGCTGCACTGCTCATGGGACTGCGGATGAGTGTAGATGACCGAGATCTCATCAGGACTGTATCTTGAAACGAAGAAATGACGGATCGGCATATAATATTCAGCGGTGATACGGCACTCAGTCTGTAAAAGGCCGTCCAGGGTTTCGCCAACGCCGCCCGCCTCGCTGTTTTCAACCGGAACGATGCCCCGGATATTTTTCTCGAGGACCGCGGTGAAAACGTCCCGGATCGTTGGGAACAGAATGATCTCTTCATTTTCGTTCCTGATTTTTTCGGCAAGCTCGCAGGAGAACGTGCCTTTCGGGCCGAGTACTGCCAATGTCATTTCATCTTCACCAGTGTATTTATCATAAGATCGGTCTCTTCCGTTGCCTGGGGAATATAGGCTTTGAACGCATCGCTGTTTTCCGTGAAGAACGCGGCGAACTTCTCAGAATCCTTCGATGCGACGATCGCTTTCAAGGCAGTGACGGAATCTGACATTTTTTCAATAATACCGACCGTTTCCGGGTTCATCTGCAGTATGTCTGCATATAGTGACGGATCCTGCCCGAGGATTCTTCCGACCAACCCAAGTTCTATCCGATAAACTGGACTCATCACCGGAAGAATTGCTTCAAGCGGGATGCCGGTATTTTTTATCGTCTCGGCAACGGAGAGGGTCGTGAAGTGTACAAGACCCTGGACGATGCTCATGATTTTGTCATGCTCCTTTGGCTCCATCTGACAAATCTTCGCTCCTTCGTTCGTAAATATCTGATAGAGCGTGTGCCGCGTTTTTTCATCGCATCTGACCGGCGATGCCGCGATCGTCTGACCAAAGATCGTGGGAACCGATGGGCCGAACATCGGATGCAGCCCGATTACCTGTGCTTTGGATTTCAGCATCGCGTCAACCGGAGCGGTTTTTATGGAGGTCAGATCGCAGAGAAGCTGCTCTTCGTTCAAGAGCGGAGCGATCTCATCGATCACCCGGACGGTGTCATGAATCGGAACAGAGACGATAATAATATCGCAGGTAGAGGCAATATCCGCGTTGGAGACCGGTGTTTTTCTCCCCGAACACAGGACTTTGTAACCCGCACGTTCGAAGACCGCCGAGAACAGATGACCCATGCCGCCGAATCCGCCGATGATCCCAACAACATCTCCCGGATTCACGTCTTTATCTCCTGCGAATGATTTCATGTCTTTTCTGACCTGATGATTCTCTGTTTCGTTTCATGCGACTTCAATCCTCTGTCAGCAGGATCTCGATCGCCTCTTCTGCAGTTCTCCGTTCATGGACAATCATCGCGGCAGCCCTGACGAATTTGTCCGGATATTTGTGCTGGAATGCATTTCTTCCGATCGATACGCCGGCAGCTCCCCCTTCCATCGCTCCCTCGATCAGCTGCATGGTGGCCAGATCACTCATTTTGGAACCTCCGGCAATTACTACCGGTACATGGCATCCTTCGGTTACTTCCCTGAATGAATCGGGATCTCCGGTGTATACGGTTTTGATGATGTCGGCTCCAAGTTCCGAACCCACACGGGCCGCGAGTTTGACGGCTTCATGCATGTTCTCGGATTTGATGTCTTTTCCTCGTGGATACATCATCGCAAGAAGCGGCATTCCCCATTCGATACACTCGACGGCGACACGTCCAAGATCGCTGAGCATGTTTGCTTCGTTCTCTGCGCCGATATTTACATGCATGGAAACACCGTCTGCTCCGAGTTTCAGAGCATTCTGGACGTTGTTGACCAGTACTTTGTTGTTCGGATCCGGTCCAAGATCCGTACTTGCGGATAGGTGCAGGATCAGGCCGATGTCCGGACCTCCTTTCCGGTGACCGTGAAGGGCGAGTCCCATATGGCCGATTACGGCGTTGGCCCCTCCTTTTGCGACCAGATCGACCGATCTTTCCAGATCGATCAGTCCGGGAATCGGTCCGCTGGAAACTCCGTGGTCCATCGGGACGATGACGGTTGTTCCTGTATCTCTTTTCATGATTCTTTCGAGTCTTATTTCTTTACCTCTCATGTTTGGGCTCCATTTTCATTTTCTTGTTTTTGATCTTTGGAAAAATCTGGTATCCACTGCACCAGAGGAGTTCCCGATAAAAGGCTTGATTATTTTATGGAGATCTATTCTGGTGCAGTTTGACTACTGTCTAAACCAGAATACATAGCTAATGCTAAAAATGCCAGCTACGCTGACGTATACAAATGATAGAACGTCCATTACTGAGGACAGAACATCTTCAAAAGGCGAATTATGTGATGTGCGTGGTACAGAGCTTCTGCTGGCGGCGATTCCTCGCTTAGCTGGCAGACAGTCATTGCACATGTTAATATAAATTATCATGATAGGTAATAAAACCATTCCCTGCGGAAAAAAGGGACTGCATATTTCTTGATCCCGCAATATTTGAATAATGATCTACTGTATCCTTAATTCCACATCAAAATTATATGAAAAAATAATTTTATTGTCATCTTTTTCCGTAAATGATGGCTGATTCAACCGGGCACTTCTCAATGCATTTCCCGCAGAGATAACATTCTGCTTTTTTTGCCTCGCTGCCGGCTTCTCCGGTCGGGCAAATCTTCTCGCATTTTCTGCAGTTGATACATTTATCCGTTCTTTTCAAGCCAAACCTCCCAAACCGTGAGATTATGGAAAATATACATCCGTACGGGCACAGGAACGTACAAAACGGCCGATAAATGAATACCGAAGCAAGGAGGATCACAAGAAACACTCCAGCCGCTGCCGTGAACATGAGCGCAAAGAATGACGATATCCCGATATATTCGAATATGTCGATGGAACAAAACACCCCAATTACGAGAGCTGCAAAGAAGCCGGCCCTAATGGTTTTTGGAATCCGTCGGTCTTTGATCTGCACTTTTTTCACAGGAATGCGGTATAACAGTTCCTGAAGTACTCCTGCCGGACACATGTGTGCGCAGAATACACGCCCGAAGAAGTATGTGATCACGAGCAAAGCGACCAGTCCCGCAAAGCCAAGACCTGCAAATGACAACGCAATTATTCCGGATATCGTTGAGGAGAATCCATCAGGTGCGATGGGAATAATAAGCAAAAAGCCTGCCGCTGATGTAAGGATGGAAATCGATATCAGCGCTTCTTTTGACATGGCGTTTTTGAGCCAAAGAACAGCAGCAAGAAGTGTGCCTCCAAACATATACACAATTCCCGAGTAGGATGAGATCATATCAGCCAATGTTCCCGTAATCCCGAATAATTCCGGATCATAGAGGACGATGAGAAGCCCAAGTAAAATCGGGGAAATGCCGGCATAGACGAATATTTTTTGCAGGACCTCAGGTTTTTCTTTTCTGAGATATTTCATTGCGATCGCGAGGAGAAGAATAACCGCACCGCCGAGTATAAGTCCGGCAGCAGAAAATACCAGCGGACTTAACCCTGAATCTCCGGAAGATACGGTTTCAGAGCCGGTTGACGAACTGGTTGAAATGACGGATGAAACCGTATCACTCCCGGTATCTGTCTGAGTAGTCGCTGATGTATCCGTAGAACTCCCGGAAATGGTAATCTGGTCAGTTTCACTTACTGACGTGCCCGAATCCCCGGACGTGTAATCGCACAGAGAGTTCCCGTCGGCATCCGTATAGAGGAAACATCTTCCAGGATACGGGCAAGCAGAATGTCCTTTCGGACATACTGCAGCACACGCAGGCGCGGCAAGCAATGCTGTACCTCCCGCAACGAGGAGGGACCTTCGCAGTTTTTTTGAAATCATACAATCACCAGATACCTATCAATGGGACCTTTTTATGATTAATACATATGACATAATGTAATATATACTTTACAATATGGAAACAAAACAAAACTTGTGTCTGATGGATATGATTGATTTGAAGAATCCGGGGAATGTTGGATCATCTATCCAATTTCTAAGATAGTTCACTCAAAAAAGGTATTGAATGCGGACATATGATGATGCAGCGAAAAAATCGGGAAATACACTCTGGAAAATCTAATTCTGAAAAATTGTATCTACTCAAAATAATTAAAAAAAGTGGGTGATGTTTAGTTCTTTTTGAACTGAGGCATCATTGCACGAAGTTCTGAACCGACTTCTTCGATCAGATGTTCTTCGTCTGCCCGGGTGAGCGCAGTGAACGTCGGTCTGTTGACCATGTTCTCGAGGATCCATTCCTTGGCAAATTCGCCGGACTGGATCTCGTAGAGAATCTCACGCATGGCTTCGTAGGACTCGTTTCCAATCACGCGGGGACCGCGGGTGATATCGCCGTACTGGGCAGTGTTTGAGATCGCTTCACGCATTTTGGTAAATCCGCCCTCGTAAATCAGGTCGACGATGAGCTTCATCTCGTGCAGAACTTCCAGGTATGCCATCTCGGGTGCATATCCTGCGTCGACGAGCGTGTCGAATCCTGCCTTGATCAGAGAGGTGACTCCTCCGCAGAGAACTGCCTGTTCTCCGAACAGATCGGTTTCCGTCTCCTCTCTGAAGGTTGTTTCAAGGACGACGGCTCTGGTTGCACCGATACCTTTTGCATAGGCAAGAGCAAGTTTCTTTGCGTTTCCGGTGTGGTCCTGCTCGATCGCAATCAGAGCCGGGACACCTTTTCCTTCTTCGTAGGTTCTTCTGACCATGTGGCCCGGACCTTTGGGTGCGACCATGATCACATCGACGTTTGCCGGAGGAACGATCTGACCGAAGTGGATGTTGAATCCGTGGGAGAACATAAGACACTTGTTTTCAGTCAGATACGGCATGATCTCGGCTTTATAGACTGCTGCCTGATTTTCGTCGGGGACGAGAATCATGATGACGTCTCCCTTCTTTGCCGCTTCGGCGACATCATATGTCTCAAATCCGTCGCTCTTTGCAAGGTCTCTGCTCTTTCCTGCTCTGATTCCGATGATCACATTGAGACCGCTGTCTTTCAGATTCCGTGACTGGCCTCTTCCCTGCGATCCGTAACCGATAACTGCGATTGTTTTTCCTGAGAGATCTTTCAGGTCCGCATCCGTTTCATGATATTTTTCCATCATCTTTTTTCCTTCCTTTTTGATAGATACTGAGTAAATTAACTTCCTTACGATTTAATTGTTTATCTGTCGAAACCACCCGAGCGGTAAACGACATTGAGGGCATTCACCATCGCTTCAGCCGATGCAATCACGATGTCACTGTTTGACGAGGCTGCATCAAAGATCCTGCCTTTTTCATCCTCGACTTCGATAGTGACGCATCCGAGCGCATCGCTTCCACCGGAGATCGCCTCGATCTGAAAGCTCTTCAACTGAACTTTTCCAGGTGCGATCGCTAAAAGCGCCTTCATTGCTGCATCCACCGGTCCGTCTCCCGTTTTGGAACAGATCTTGTTTTCACCGTGGACTACGGCCTGTACGCTTGCAGTCGGAATCGCATGGCTCCCGGTAAATACCGAAATATCATCCAGCTCGATCATTTTTTTGTCGTTATGACTGCCGGTGATGATTTTTGCGATCTCGAAGAGATCGAACTCGGTTACTTTTCGCCCGCGTCCGGAGATCTCCTTGACTTTAGCGACGATCATGTCCAGTTCGGGGTCGGACGGATTTACGTTTATGTCCTCCAGCATCTGCCGGACCGCATGTTTTCCAACATGCTTTCCAAGCTTTAAGCGCCGGCGGTGACCCACCATTTCGGGCGTCATGATTCCCGGCTCGAATGTTCCGGGGTTAGCCATTACGCCGTGGGAATGGATGCCGCTTTCATGCGAAAATGCATTTTCGCCTACGACCGGCTGGATCGGCAGAACGGCAATCTGTGAAAATCTGGAAACCATTCTTGAAGTCTCCACCAGTTTTTCGGTCCGAATATTGGTTTCGATTCCATAGATCGATTTCAGGATCATAACCGTCTGGGCTAAATCCGCGTTACCTGCCCGTTCGCCGATACCGTTTACGGTGACCTGAATCTGGTCAGCTCCTCCTTCAACTGCTGCAATGGTGTTTGCGGTCGCCAGGCCGAAATCGTTGTGACAATGCACATCGATTTTGCATTTGACGTTTTCGCGAATCATTGCGATGAGGGGTTTTATCATCGAAGGGGTGCTTACACCGACTGTGTCGGGAATGTTGATTATCGTCGTGCCGGCTTCATCTGCTGCTTTGCAGATTTCAATCAGTTCCGACGGTTCAGTTCTGGTTGCATCCATCGGCGAGAACATCACATAATCGCACTTCGAACGTGCATAGGTAATGATCTCCCGGGTGATCGCCAGGACTTCTGCATGACTTTTTTTGATGGTATAGGTTCTCTGAATCTCAGATGTGGGAATAAACACATGGACCATATCAACGCCGGCCTCGATACAACGGTCTACATCCGCTTTGACAGAGCGTGCGAGTCCGCAGATCTTGGGGCGGATACCCTCTTCAGCGCAAATCCTCTTGACCGTTTCAAATTCGACATCCGAAGATGCCGGAAAGCCTGCTTCAATCACATCAACGCCGATATCGGACAGCTGATGCGCAATTTCAATTTTCTGCTCCAGTGTGAATGACACGCCGGGAGTC from Methanocorpusculum labreanum Z includes:
- the ilvC gene encoding ketol-acid reductoisomerase, translated to MMEKYHETDADLKDLSGKTIAVIGYGSQGRGQSRNLKDSGLNVIIGIRAGKSRDLAKSDGFETYDVAEAAKKGDVIMILVPDENQAAVYKAEIMPYLTENKCLMFSHGFNIHFGQIVPPANVDVIMVAPKGPGHMVRRTYEEGKGVPALIAIEQDHTGNAKKLALAYAKGIGATRAVVLETTFREETETDLFGEQAVLCGGVTSLIKAGFDTLVDAGYAPEMAYLEVLHEMKLIVDLIYEGGFTKMREAISNTAQYGDITRGPRVIGNESYEAMREILYEIQSGEFAKEWILENMVNRPTFTALTRADEEHLIEEVGSELRAMMPQFKKN
- a CDS encoding 2-isopropylmalate synthase — protein: MGSEQSLRKWRIAFYCDKSTVNTNRRVTILDTTLRDGEQTPGVSFTLEQKIEIAHQLSDIGVDVIEAGFPASSDVEFETVKRICAEEGIRPKICGLARSVKADVDRCIEAGVDMVHVFIPTSEIQRTYTIKKSHAEVLAITREIITYARSKCDYVMFSPMDATRTEPSELIEICKAADEAGTTIINIPDTVGVSTPSMIKPLIAMIRENVKCKIDVHCHNDFGLATANTIAAVEGGADQIQVTVNGIGERAGNADLAQTVMILKSIYGIETNIRTEKLVETSRMVSRFSQIAVLPIQPVVGENAFSHESGIHSHGVMANPGTFEPGIMTPEMVGHRRRLKLGKHVGKHAVRQMLEDINVNPSDPELDMIVAKVKEISGRGRKVTEFDLFEIAKIITGSHNDKKMIELDDISVFTGSHAIPTASVQAVVHGENKICSKTGDGPVDAAMKALLAIAPGKVQLKSFQIEAISGGSDALGCVTIEVEDEKGRIFDAASSNSDIVIASAEAMVNALNVVYRSGGFDR